From Halobacterium sp. R2-5, the proteins below share one genomic window:
- the pheT gene encoding phenylalanine--tRNA ligase subunit beta — MPVVDIDPDELRTLTGHSEKSDDELKDDLFGLGIEFEGETEDGEFKLEFEADRLDRLSVEGIARSLRYHYGDTRGVYVPDTNAAEWTINVEDVPDDRPYVTGAVIRGVDLDEDALDSLIQLQEKLHATMGRKRAKGAIGIHDLAMLKGQVARGATDRASGETASESVNGEDGNADRSITYTGIEPDGDTFVPLDDDAERTPGEVLSEHPTGEQYADLLDEYERYPAIYDDIGLFSFPPVINGRRTEVSTDSRELFVELTGTDQWTIDRMCAIICYALDARGATVEDVNVAYDDAELVRPDFEVQTKRVAHDRVETLLGIDLEPDDVVDLAERAGLDAEPEGGDHFTYEVEVPPYRVDVLHPVDVVDDIGRAYGFNELVPRYPDVSTVGGRTETSRLEAAARETLVGLGFEDLLNFNMTSEADNFDRMRISPADDAVGAADPATISEPYSEDFTILRTWALPSLVSVLENNTHRSYPQDLAEIGFAAHVDGSTETGVAERRTVAAVLARHDASYEDAKARLAALCEEFHVDLETPATEHPSFIDGRAASVVIDGEAVGVIGELHPAVIVDHDVEVPVAGFEFELDALR; from the coding sequence ATGCCCGTCGTCGACATCGACCCCGACGAGCTCCGTACGCTCACGGGGCACAGCGAGAAGAGCGACGACGAGCTCAAGGACGACCTCTTCGGGCTCGGCATCGAGTTCGAGGGCGAGACCGAGGACGGCGAGTTCAAACTCGAGTTCGAGGCCGACCGCCTCGACCGCCTCTCCGTGGAGGGCATCGCGCGCTCGCTGCGCTACCACTACGGCGACACCCGCGGCGTCTACGTCCCCGACACGAACGCCGCCGAATGGACCATCAACGTCGAGGACGTGCCCGACGACCGGCCGTACGTCACGGGCGCCGTGATTCGCGGCGTCGACCTCGACGAGGACGCCCTCGACTCGCTCATCCAGCTCCAGGAGAAGCTCCACGCGACGATGGGCCGCAAGCGCGCGAAGGGCGCCATCGGCATCCACGACCTCGCGATGCTGAAAGGGCAGGTGGCGCGCGGCGCCACCGACCGCGCGAGCGGTGAAACCGCGAGCGAATCCGTCAACGGCGAGGACGGCAACGCCGATCGCTCCATCACGTACACGGGGATCGAGCCGGACGGCGACACGTTCGTCCCGCTAGACGACGACGCCGAACGCACGCCCGGCGAAGTGCTCTCCGAACACCCGACCGGCGAGCAGTACGCCGACCTGCTCGATGAGTACGAGCGCTACCCCGCGATCTACGACGACATCGGGCTGTTCAGCTTCCCGCCGGTCATCAACGGCCGCCGCACCGAAGTGTCGACGGACTCCCGGGAGCTGTTCGTCGAGCTCACCGGCACCGACCAGTGGACCATCGACCGGATGTGCGCCATCATCTGTTACGCGCTCGACGCGCGCGGCGCCACCGTCGAGGACGTCAACGTCGCGTACGACGACGCCGAGCTCGTGCGCCCGGACTTCGAGGTGCAGACCAAGCGCGTCGCCCACGACCGCGTCGAGACGCTGCTCGGCATCGACCTCGAACCCGACGACGTCGTCGACCTCGCCGAGCGCGCGGGGCTCGACGCGGAGCCCGAGGGCGGCGACCACTTCACCTACGAGGTGGAGGTTCCGCCGTATCGCGTGGACGTCCTCCACCCCGTGGACGTCGTCGACGACATCGGGCGCGCGTACGGGTTCAACGAACTCGTGCCGCGGTACCCCGACGTCAGCACGGTCGGCGGACGGACGGAGACCTCGCGGCTGGAGGCCGCTGCCCGGGAGACGCTCGTCGGCCTCGGCTTCGAGGACCTCCTGAACTTCAACATGACCAGCGAGGCCGACAACTTCGACCGGATGCGCATCTCGCCCGCGGACGACGCCGTTGGGGCTGCCGACCCCGCGACCATCTCGGAGCCGTACAGCGAGGACTTCACCATCCTCCGCACGTGGGCGCTGCCGTCGCTCGTCTCCGTCCTGGAGAACAACACCCATCGGTCGTACCCGCAGGACCTCGCGGAGATCGGGTTCGCCGCCCACGTCGACGGCTCCACGGAGACCGGCGTGGCAGAGCGCCGCACCGTCGCCGCCGTGCTCGCGCGCCACGACGCCTCCTACGAGGACGCGAAGGCGCGCCTCGCAGCGCTCTGTGAGGAGTTCCACGTCGACCTCGAGACGCCCGCCACCGAGCACCCGTCGTTCATCGACGGCCGCGCCGCCAGCGTCGTCATCGATGGCGAAGCAGTGGGCGTCATCGGCGAGCTCCACCCCGCGGTCATCGTCGACCACGACGTCGAAGTGCCCGTCGCCGGCTTCGAGTTCGAACTCGACGCGCTCCGGTAG
- a CDS encoding quinone-dependent dihydroorotate dehydrogenase — translation MYGLVKPLLFRLPPETAHEAITGLLKFAQRARLDRAYANHYTVDDERLAVDAFGQSFPNPVGVAAGFDKNAELPRALAALGFGHVEVGAVTAEGQPGNPRPRMFRLREDEALVNRMGFNNAGADVVGERLATQQLPDVPVGVNVGKSKSTPLEDAPADYRYTYERVAEHGDYFVVNVSSPNTPGLRELQNREQLAAILDALQDAGAAPLLVKLSPDLHRDAVVDAVDLANELGLDGVVATNTTTDRPDSLKSANAAEKGGLSGRPIRERATDQVRFVAERTDLPVVGVGGVFTAEDAYEKIRAGASVVQLYTGLVYRGPGIARDINEGLLDLLDRDGFASVEDAVGADR, via the coding sequence ATGTACGGGCTGGTCAAACCACTGTTGTTCCGGCTGCCCCCGGAAACTGCTCACGAGGCAATCACGGGACTACTCAAGTTCGCCCAGCGTGCGCGCCTCGACCGCGCGTACGCGAATCACTACACCGTAGACGACGAGCGGCTGGCCGTCGACGCGTTCGGCCAGTCGTTCCCGAACCCGGTCGGGGTGGCCGCGGGCTTCGACAAGAACGCGGAGCTACCGCGGGCGCTGGCCGCGCTTGGCTTCGGCCACGTCGAGGTCGGCGCGGTGACCGCAGAAGGCCAGCCCGGGAACCCGAGGCCGCGCATGTTCCGCCTCCGAGAGGACGAGGCGCTCGTGAACCGGATGGGGTTCAACAACGCGGGCGCGGACGTGGTGGGCGAGCGCCTCGCCACCCAGCAACTCCCGGACGTGCCCGTGGGCGTGAACGTCGGGAAGTCGAAGTCGACGCCGCTGGAGGACGCGCCAGCGGACTACCGCTACACGTACGAGCGCGTCGCCGAGCACGGCGACTACTTCGTGGTGAACGTCTCCAGCCCGAACACGCCGGGGCTGCGCGAGCTCCAGAACCGCGAGCAGCTCGCGGCGATTCTGGACGCGCTTCAGGACGCGGGCGCGGCGCCCCTGCTCGTGAAGCTCTCTCCGGACCTCCACCGGGACGCCGTAGTCGACGCGGTGGACCTCGCGAACGAGCTCGGGCTGGACGGCGTCGTGGCGACGAACACGACGACCGACCGCCCGGACTCCCTCAAGAGTGCGAACGCCGCCGAGAAGGGTGGGCTCTCCGGGCGGCCGATTCGGGAGCGCGCGACCGACCAGGTGCGCTTCGTCGCCGAGCGCACGGACCTCCCGGTGGTCGGCGTCGGCGGCGTCTTCACCGCGGAGGACGCCTACGAGAAGATTCGCGCGGGCGCGTCCGTCGTGCAACTGTACACGGGCCTCGTCTACCGCGGGCCGGGCATCGCCCGGGACATCAACGAGGGCTTACTCGACCTGCTGGACCGCGACGGCTTCGCGTCCGTCGAGGACGCGGTCGGTGCGGACCGCTGA
- a CDS encoding non-histone chromosomal MC1 family protein, which produces MVREDGKRNFALRESDGDESSVFSGNTPRQAALKAARRLDDVGDSESDANRHDLELREKGTDKVHIYEAWAWEEEAPGDKPDWMPGEITKANVSKEGIEHIED; this is translated from the coding sequence ATGGTACGTGAGGACGGCAAGCGCAACTTCGCGCTCCGAGAATCCGACGGCGACGAGAGTAGTGTCTTCAGCGGCAACACCCCACGGCAGGCGGCCCTCAAGGCGGCCCGCCGGCTCGACGACGTAGGCGACAGCGAATCGGACGCGAATCGCCACGACCTCGAGCTCCGCGAGAAAGGGACCGACAAGGTCCACATCTACGAGGCGTGGGCCTGGGAGGAGGAAGCCCCTGGAGACAAACCCGACTGGATGCCCGGCGAGATCACGAAGGCGAACGTCTCGAAAGAGGGCATCGAGCACATCGAAGACTGA
- the endA gene encoding tRNA-intron lyase yields MDGELRGDEVRVGGDARQRFHDARGYGHPLDGNAIALSLVEAAHLLFRGDLDAIDGAGFREFLGARDAGFAARFLVYADLRDRGFYLAPDRRPWWDDPGGGDFVVFPRGKGPGDGAVKHRVRVADERTTIPEAELADVVVAVVDEESEITYLDVESFAPDGDTAFDAPSGVEGVLLDDRVLVWDPPEPLHEQGFYGQPLGGRAAEYDALQLSLLEAAYLAAQGVLDLGDADVEAVVERGRGGEGDHFDRRLRVYRALRNRAMVPKTGFKFGADFRVYGDVESVDDLGHSELLVRVLPAGHEFAPRDLSLDVRLAHGVRKRMVFALDDPSADTIRWLSVSRLTP; encoded by the coding sequence ATGGACGGCGAACTTCGCGGCGACGAGGTCCGCGTCGGCGGGGACGCCCGCCAGCGGTTCCACGACGCTCGCGGCTACGGCCACCCGCTCGACGGCAACGCCATCGCGCTGTCGCTCGTGGAGGCCGCCCACCTCCTGTTCCGCGGCGACCTCGACGCGATCGACGGCGCGGGGTTCCGGGAGTTCCTCGGCGCCCGAGACGCCGGCTTCGCGGCGCGCTTCCTGGTGTACGCGGACCTCCGGGACCGCGGGTTCTACCTCGCGCCCGACCGCCGGCCGTGGTGGGACGACCCCGGCGGCGGCGACTTCGTCGTGTTCCCGCGCGGGAAGGGACCCGGCGACGGCGCCGTGAAACACCGGGTGCGGGTCGCCGACGAGCGAACCACGATTCCAGAGGCGGAACTCGCGGACGTGGTGGTCGCGGTCGTCGACGAGGAGAGCGAGATCACGTACCTCGACGTCGAGTCGTTCGCGCCCGACGGCGACACCGCCTTCGACGCACCCAGCGGCGTCGAAGGCGTGCTGCTCGACGACCGCGTGCTGGTCTGGGACCCGCCAGAGCCCCTCCACGAACAGGGGTTCTACGGGCAGCCGCTGGGCGGTCGCGCCGCCGAGTACGACGCGCTCCAGCTCTCCCTGCTGGAGGCCGCGTACCTCGCCGCGCAGGGCGTCCTCGACCTCGGGGACGCCGACGTCGAGGCCGTCGTCGAGCGCGGGCGCGGCGGCGAGGGCGACCACTTCGACCGCCGGCTCCGGGTGTACCGCGCGCTCCGGAACCGCGCGATGGTGCCCAAGACCGGGTTCAAGTTCGGCGCGGACTTCCGCGTGTACGGCGACGTCGAGTCCGTCGACGACCTCGGGCACTCCGAGCTGCTCGTGCGGGTGTTGCCCGCGGGCCACGAGTTCGCGCCGCGGGACCTCTCGCTGGACGTGCGGCTCGCCCACGGTGTCCGGAAGCGAATGGTTTTTGCGCTGGACGACCCCAGTGCGGACACGATTCGCTGGCTCTCCGTGAGCAGGCTCACTCCCTAA
- a CDS encoding AbrB/MazE/SpoVT family DNA-binding domain-containing protein: MVRKKTLSPSGAKGDDGEYHNAHVNLHEDELSVAGLDIGDEVFVRVREDKIIIQRADQDDVEHDF; the protein is encoded by the coding sequence ATGGTTCGCAAGAAGACGCTCAGCCCGAGTGGCGCGAAAGGCGACGACGGCGAGTACCACAACGCCCACGTCAACCTCCACGAGGACGAACTGTCCGTCGCCGGCCTCGACATCGGCGACGAAGTCTTCGTGCGGGTGCGCGAGGACAAGATCATCATCCAGCGGGCCGACCAGGACGACGTCGAGCACGACTTCTGA
- a CDS encoding endonuclease NucS domain-containing protein — protein MQDAIRVLAGECAVRYESDGRTERDLRGDVVVIVKPDDTVLVHDADGYQPAAWLTRPGVVRYTRDARGFRIDAADGDERLVVESATEHGDAHYPASPAGPPVGTCECDGTLVRDGGRVVCVDCRTSYAIPRDAAVVDEPCPDCALPQLRVERGDTVTACLDRDCAPIAEAVAERFDGEWACRCGAPLEIESDRGLHATCPDCGASHRLPHGRVDGTCECGLPVFETRSGRRCLDGDCERT, from the coding sequence ATGCAGGACGCGATTCGCGTGCTCGCCGGCGAGTGTGCCGTCCGCTACGAGAGCGACGGTCGAACCGAACGCGACCTCCGCGGGGACGTCGTCGTCATCGTGAAGCCCGACGACACTGTGCTCGTCCACGACGCGGACGGCTACCAGCCCGCGGCGTGGCTCACGCGTCCGGGCGTCGTCCGGTACACGCGGGACGCCCGCGGCTTCCGCATCGACGCGGCCGACGGCGACGAACGCCTCGTCGTCGAGAGCGCGACCGAACACGGCGACGCCCACTACCCCGCGTCGCCCGCCGGGCCGCCCGTGGGAACCTGCGAGTGCGACGGCACGCTCGTCCGGGACGGCGGCCGCGTCGTCTGCGTGGACTGCCGCACGAGCTACGCCATCCCGCGGGACGCGGCCGTCGTCGACGAGCCGTGTCCGGACTGCGCGCTCCCCCAGTTGCGGGTCGAGCGCGGCGACACCGTGACGGCGTGTCTGGACCGCGACTGCGCGCCCATCGCCGAGGCCGTCGCCGAGCGCTTCGACGGCGAGTGGGCGTGTCGCTGCGGCGCGCCCCTCGAAATCGAGTCCGACCGCGGCCTCCACGCCACCTGCCCGGACTGCGGCGCCAGCCACCGGCTCCCCCACGGGCGCGTCGACGGCACCTGCGAGTGTGGGCTCCCCGTCTTCGAGACCCGGAGCGGCCGGCGGTGTCTCGACGGCGACTGCGAGCGGACGTAG
- a CDS encoding DEAD/DEAH box helicase has translation MEVAEVVPEFADAFPFDEFNEMQREAVPALVNSDANVVASAPTGSGKTALAELAICQTLDAGGTAVFVAPLRALTNEKEAEWERFEELGYSVYVVTGERDLNPRRAERADVLVMTPEKADSATRKHDSPRYSFVTDVDCVVIDEVHLLDSEKRGSVLEVVVSRWRRLCDPRVVALSATMPNIDDVAAWLDATPETTFEFGDDYRPVDLHAGVRTYTHGDNPFADKYRRLFTALDLAEPHLREDGQALVFVSSRQDTVQAAKKTRDEIGERDIPVGSRGDYEFHTETEELDNATLRKSVLDGVAFHHAGLSTNDKNLVEEWFREGKIRVLFSTSTLAWGVNLPARCVVIRDTKLHDPLEGEVDMSPLDVLQMLGRAGRPGYDDVGYGWVVCDESDADMYRDLLREGKEIESRLAGISDSQSEARRTQSGGDLAEHLNAEIAMGTIRGLGDVMDWLETTFYYQRAQSEPDAYDFPGLRDRVRDTLDDLVEEGFVETDDDLGLSATRLGVLASTYYLRLDTASEFRDVADGDGDADSVLRAVASAGEFDSVSARKSERDAVDRIVGSAADDLDSGPRKVLAILRASMDGSVPRELRSDAWVIKQNALRLLAALAAFFERYDDPAGANVAARLEARIDTGVPEDAVGLTALDGVAAGRAHKLADEGIETPADVREAGTDGLEAAGLGPGVAESVSEQAADMPDVTIDCSDLPDSIAVGDNQMCEVVVRNSGGGAAAGVAVTVNDVEMTETTGYLDDELTVPVGVFGADADALEFEITVSFSDLPLLPVTETKTVRVA, from the coding sequence ATGGAAGTCGCCGAAGTCGTCCCCGAGTTCGCGGACGCGTTCCCCTTCGACGAGTTCAACGAGATGCAGCGCGAGGCGGTGCCGGCGCTCGTGAACTCCGACGCCAACGTCGTCGCGTCCGCGCCGACGGGAAGCGGGAAGACCGCGCTCGCGGAGCTGGCCATCTGCCAGACGCTCGACGCCGGCGGCACCGCGGTGTTCGTCGCGCCGCTGCGCGCGCTCACCAACGAGAAGGAGGCCGAGTGGGAGCGCTTCGAGGAGCTCGGCTACTCGGTGTACGTGGTCACGGGCGAGCGCGACCTCAACCCCCGGCGCGCGGAGCGAGCGGACGTGCTCGTGATGACGCCCGAGAAGGCCGACTCCGCCACCCGGAAACACGACTCGCCGCGGTACTCGTTCGTCACGGACGTCGACTGCGTGGTCATCGACGAGGTCCACCTGCTCGACTCCGAGAAGCGCGGCAGCGTCCTCGAAGTCGTGGTGTCGCGCTGGCGGCGGCTCTGCGACCCGCGCGTGGTCGCGCTGTCGGCGACGATGCCGAACATCGACGACGTCGCTGCGTGGCTGGACGCCACGCCCGAGACGACGTTCGAGTTCGGCGACGACTACCGGCCCGTGGACCTCCACGCGGGCGTGCGGACGTACACGCACGGCGACAACCCGTTCGCGGACAAGTACCGCCGGCTGTTCACCGCGCTCGACCTCGCGGAGCCACACCTCCGAGAGGACGGGCAGGCGCTCGTGTTCGTCTCCAGTCGACAGGACACCGTGCAGGCCGCGAAGAAGACCCGCGACGAGATCGGCGAGCGCGACATCCCCGTGGGCTCGCGGGGCGACTACGAGTTCCACACGGAGACCGAGGAACTGGACAACGCGACCCTCCGGAAGTCCGTGCTGGACGGCGTCGCGTTCCACCACGCCGGGCTCTCCACGAACGACAAGAACCTCGTCGAGGAGTGGTTCCGCGAGGGCAAGATTCGCGTGCTGTTCTCGACGTCGACGCTCGCGTGGGGCGTCAACCTCCCCGCGCGCTGCGTCGTCATCCGGGACACGAAACTCCACGACCCCCTCGAAGGCGAGGTCGACATGAGCCCGCTGGACGTCCTCCAGATGCTCGGGCGCGCGGGCCGCCCCGGCTACGACGACGTCGGCTACGGCTGGGTGGTCTGCGACGAGTCGGACGCCGACATGTACCGCGACCTCCTCCGGGAGGGCAAGGAAATCGAGTCCCGGCTGGCAGGGATTTCCGACTCACAGTCGGAGGCTCGCCGGACGCAGTCCGGCGGTGATCTCGCCGAGCACCTGAACGCGGAAATCGCGATGGGCACCATCCGGGGGCTGGGCGACGTGATGGACTGGCTGGAGACGACCTTCTACTACCAGCGCGCCCAATCCGAGCCCGACGCCTACGACTTCCCGGGGCTCCGCGACCGCGTCCGGGACACCCTCGACGACCTCGTCGAGGAGGGGTTCGTGGAGACCGACGACGACCTCGGGCTCTCCGCGACCCGATTGGGCGTGCTCGCGTCGACGTACTACCTCCGGCTGGACACCGCCAGCGAGTTCCGCGACGTCGCGGACGGCGACGGGGACGCCGACAGCGTGCTCCGCGCGGTCGCGAGCGCCGGCGAGTTCGACAGCGTGAGCGCGCGCAAGTCCGAGCGCGACGCCGTCGACCGCATCGTCGGCAGCGCGGCCGACGACCTCGACTCCGGCCCGCGGAAGGTGCTCGCCATCCTGCGCGCGAGCATGGACGGCTCCGTCCCGCGGGAACTGCGCTCGGACGCGTGGGTCATCAAGCAGAACGCACTCCGCTTGCTCGCCGCGCTCGCGGCGTTCTTCGAGCGCTACGACGACCCCGCGGGCGCGAACGTCGCGGCCCGACTGGAGGCCCGCATCGACACCGGCGTCCCCGAGGACGCGGTCGGCCTGACCGCCCTCGATGGCGTCGCCGCCGGTCGCGCGCACAAGCTCGCGGACGAGGGCATCGAGACGCCCGCGGACGTCCGCGAGGCTGGTACCGACGGCCTCGAAGCCGCGGGGCTCGGTCCCGGGGTCGCCGAGAGCGTCTCCGAGCAGGCCGCCGACATGCCCGACGTCACGATCGACTGCAGCGACCTCCCCGACAGCATCGCCGTCGGCGACAACCAGATGTGCGAGGTCGTCGTCCGCAACAGCGGCGGCGGCGCGGCCGCGGGCGTCGCGGTCACCGTCAACGATGTCGAGATGACCGAGACCACCGGCTACCTCGACGACGAACTCACTGTGCCCGTGGGCGTGTTCGGCGCGGACGCGGACGCTCTCGAATTCGAGATCACCGTCTCCTTCTCCGATCTCCCGCTGCTCCCGGTCACCGAGACGAAGACCGTCCGCGTGGCGTAG
- a CDS encoding AI-2E family transporter — MNLPREGVWRTVGWVVVILALLYFLVTVVEPVFGSLVFAVWVYYAMRQIYARLEDRTEHPDLAVTATILLILVPVFLIVGYAAWTAIKELTDVLTHTQLQQYQPILRPYVDLSQMGPGRVVEQLRQNPREAFDQQLRTLLSGALGRATTAAGLLFFIGVRVFLMLVFLFYLLRDDYKLAGWFRDSVGGDARIVTVLESIDDHLETLFVGNFISIVALGTIALVVYNGMDFISPPGISVPYPFLFGLLTGVGTIVPGIGIKVIYYPLAAYLFAVSFVAGGPLWFPIVFLVLTQVLVDIIPDIFLRSYFSAGDLNMGLVMLAYVIGSIAFGWWGVFFGPILLITIVVVGREVFPDVAKEFRSRR; from the coding sequence ATGAACCTGCCGCGAGAGGGAGTGTGGCGGACAGTCGGCTGGGTCGTCGTCATTCTCGCGCTCCTCTACTTCCTCGTCACCGTGGTAGAGCCGGTGTTCGGGTCGCTCGTCTTCGCCGTCTGGGTGTACTACGCGATGCGGCAAATCTACGCGCGGCTGGAGGACCGGACCGAGCACCCCGACCTCGCGGTGACGGCCACGATACTGCTGATACTGGTGCCGGTGTTCCTCATCGTCGGCTACGCGGCGTGGACTGCAATCAAGGAGCTCACCGACGTCCTCACGCACACGCAACTGCAGCAGTACCAGCCCATCCTGCGACCGTACGTCGACCTCTCGCAGATGGGGCCCGGCCGGGTCGTCGAGCAGCTCCGACAGAACCCTCGCGAGGCGTTCGACCAGCAGCTCCGGACCCTGTTGTCGGGAGCGCTCGGGCGAGCCACGACCGCTGCCGGCCTCCTCTTCTTCATCGGCGTCCGGGTGTTCCTGATGCTCGTGTTCCTCTTCTACCTGCTGCGCGACGACTACAAGCTGGCCGGCTGGTTCCGGGACAGCGTCGGCGGAGACGCCCGCATAGTGACCGTCCTCGAGAGCATCGACGACCACCTCGAGACGCTCTTCGTCGGGAACTTCATCAGCATCGTGGCGCTCGGCACGATCGCGCTCGTCGTCTACAACGGCATGGACTTCATCTCGCCTCCGGGCATCTCGGTCCCGTACCCGTTCCTGTTCGGACTCCTCACCGGCGTCGGCACTATCGTCCCCGGTATCGGCATCAAGGTCATCTACTACCCGCTGGCGGCGTACCTCTTCGCCGTCTCGTTCGTCGCCGGCGGGCCACTCTGGTTCCCCATCGTCTTCCTCGTGCTCACGCAGGTGCTCGTCGACATCATCCCCGACATCTTCCTGCGGTCGTACTTCTCCGCGGGCGACCTGAACATGGGGCTGGTGATGCTCGCGTACGTCATCGGCTCCATCGCCTTCGGCTGGTGGGGCGTCTTCTTCGGGCCGATCCTCCTCATCACCATCGTCGTCGTCGGCCGCGAGGTGTTCCCCGACGTCGCGAAGGAGTTCCGGTCGCGCCGGTGA
- a CDS encoding phenylalanine--tRNA ligase subunit alpha, with translation MKLPPQQVAVLEASSADEPRRIADLAAEIERPPETVTGAAFELEDAGLVDVVEEVEEEAELTEEGREYAEDALPEVRLYEAALDAGADDDPVSMGEVIGASGLEGPQVDIALSNYARKGYGSIDSGDVSANPDADPSEDTEAAALETLAAGGTVEDEDALDQLARRDLVAVRERTVRSVLLTEAGVTELMAGVEATEQVGQLTPDMLASGEWRDAEFADYNVEADAGEFTPGKTHVLRQAAERVKEVLVGMGFQEMEGPHVDADFYINDCLFMPQDHPARNHWDRFALEQPERIDELPADLVERVERAHREGVGPDGDGYHSPWDEDFARALALRGHTTSLTARYLSGVAGEDVEAPARYFSVEKAYRNDTLDATHLLEFFQIEGWVMAEDLSVRDLMGTFREFYSQFGITDLEFKPTYNPYTEPSFELFGRHPETGELIEIGNSGIFRPEMLEPLGVDADVMAWGLALERLLMLVTGFEDIRDVHGTLCDLDFLRDAEVVY, from the coding sequence ATGAAACTGCCACCACAGCAGGTCGCGGTGCTCGAAGCGTCGAGCGCCGACGAACCGAGACGCATCGCCGACCTCGCGGCCGAAATCGAGCGGCCGCCGGAGACGGTCACGGGCGCGGCGTTCGAACTCGAAGACGCCGGGCTCGTGGACGTCGTCGAAGAAGTCGAGGAGGAGGCCGAACTGACTGAGGAAGGCCGCGAGTACGCCGAGGACGCGCTCCCCGAGGTACGGCTCTACGAGGCCGCCCTCGACGCTGGCGCCGACGACGACCCTGTGTCGATGGGCGAGGTCATCGGCGCGTCCGGACTGGAAGGCCCGCAGGTCGACATCGCGCTGTCGAACTACGCCCGGAAGGGCTACGGCAGCATCGACAGCGGCGACGTCTCTGCGAATCCCGACGCCGACCCCAGCGAGGACACAGAGGCCGCCGCACTCGAAACGCTGGCCGCGGGCGGCACCGTCGAGGACGAGGACGCACTCGACCAGCTCGCGCGCCGCGACCTCGTCGCCGTCCGCGAGCGCACCGTCCGGTCCGTACTGCTGACCGAGGCGGGTGTCACCGAGCTCATGGCGGGCGTCGAGGCCACCGAACAGGTCGGCCAGCTCACCCCGGACATGCTCGCGTCCGGCGAGTGGCGCGACGCCGAGTTCGCCGACTACAACGTCGAGGCCGACGCCGGCGAGTTCACGCCCGGGAAGACCCACGTGCTCCGGCAGGCCGCCGAGCGCGTCAAGGAGGTGCTCGTCGGGATGGGCTTCCAGGAGATGGAGGGCCCGCACGTCGACGCGGACTTCTACATCAACGACTGTCTGTTCATGCCCCAGGACCACCCCGCGCGCAACCACTGGGACCGGTTCGCCCTGGAGCAGCCCGAGAGAATCGACGAGCTCCCCGCGGACCTCGTCGAGCGCGTCGAGCGCGCGCACCGCGAGGGCGTCGGCCCGGACGGCGACGGCTACCACTCGCCGTGGGACGAGGACTTCGCGCGTGCGCTCGCGCTCCGCGGGCACACGACGAGTCTCACCGCCCGCTACCTCTCCGGCGTCGCTGGCGAGGACGTGGAGGCACCCGCCCGGTACTTCAGCGTCGAGAAGGCCTACCGCAACGACACCCTCGACGCCACGCACCTCCTGGAGTTCTTCCAGATCGAGGGCTGGGTGATGGCCGAGGACCTCTCCGTGCGGGACCTCATGGGGACGTTCCGGGAGTTCTACAGCCAGTTCGGCATCACGGACCTGGAGTTCAAACCCACGTACAACCCCTACACGGAGCCGAGCTTCGAACTGTTCGGCCGCCACCCCGAGACCGGCGAGCTCATCGAGATCGGGAACTCCGGCATCTTCCGGCCGGAGATGCTCGAACCGCTCGGCGTCGACGCCGACGTGATGGCGTGGGGGCTCGCCCTCGAACGGCTACTAATGTTGGTCACCGGCTTCGAGGACATCCGCGACGTCCACGGGACGCTGTGTGACCTAGACTTCCTGCGGGACGCGGAGGTGGTGTACTGA